In Setaria italica strain Yugu1 chromosome I, Setaria_italica_v2.0, whole genome shotgun sequence, the genomic window TTTATATCCATGACTAATACACATACCTGTATACACTTTTTCTGTCCCTAGCTGAGGTCACCAAGAGCCACAAGCGTCAATTAACCTGAAATGATGGCGAGCCAAGCGATAAAGTTCCTCGTTGAATTGCAAAACGAGAGAGAATAGGGATAAACTTGGCCTTTCGTTTTCGCCTCTTCAATTTTCTTAGCACATAAGTGGCAATTTGTGGACCATACAATATCACATGCATCAAAAGAGAACTATGATAACTACTGGTCAAGGTATACATTGAATGTGCACTACTATTATACAAAAAATGTGCTTTCGGTTTTATCTTTCGGAATGGAGGGGTAGTCGGGTTCGTATGTCGAACAAATATTTTGAAATTGAGGGGAGGGTTTTGCTATATATGAGTAAAAGGGTATCACCAAAAACACTATTTTTATGCAACTCTAACCACTACTTTTTTTATTAGAGCGAGTTCGTAAAATATAATGAATTACAAAGTGGTGAGAGTATTTTTCTAGAATAGTTATTGCCAACCAAAGTTTCGAAAGTTTTACGAAATCTTATCCAAAAGTTAAGTATTTATGATAGGAGGTAATATTTTAAATAAGTATTTGAAAGAAGTAGAATTATGTAAGCCTCATGTGAAGGACATTAGTGGAGAGAGCTATATAAGAAGCAAATTCACATGTCGTTGACCTATAAAATGAGCAATTCGAAACATGAGCACGAACTTCAACTAAATGAGAATGGCGAAAGAAATTATATTTACTTTTTACCATAGGTATACCAATTAATAAATTGGTTTGCTTTGCAAACTTGGAGCCTAGCTGGATTTTCCAAAAAGTTTATCTTTTGGGAAAGCTACTTCAGGAGGGGAAAAAATGAGAAAAGCTCACATAGTCACCTCTCGCGGTAGGCCCTGCAGTCACCGGGAACAGTGCTCCTACACGGCTCCGTTGACAGCGATGGCAGTGAGAAAAAACCTAGGAAAGCCATGGCTCGAATTATTGTCCATACAAGATGAATACTAGATCCTAATCTTATTTTGTACTTTCTGTCGATCCACGTCCATTCTTATCACTACCACATCAATTCCAATTGACGATAAAGCAGCTAATATCAGTCTAAGGATTTAGTTCTCAATTGCTATTCCTGCAATTTGTATGATAGGCGTTCTCTTTACTATCTCTATGATTGAGGTGTCGCACTGGTACAATTATGCTGAGGTATTGAACTGCTATTGCGCTTTCTAATACGTATCTTAACTTAATTAGACAATAATAGATAAAGTCATTACACAAGGCAATATCCATCTTTTTGAGTTGATGAAAAAAATTGCTTATCTACACTACCCTAAGAAAATTAGGGCCTCTATTGTTGGTCAGTAATTCTAAGCCAAAAGACATGATAGTAGTTGTATGACTAAAATAGATACTTCATTATTAGAAGGCATGCATACCACTAAAAACTATAGCTCATTTTAGTTTGAGTGGCAATCTCAATCCTGCCCTATAACACATCTTTCGAAGCATTAACTTTATAATATATATACTCACTTTAATACATCTAGACACATACATCAAAGATTAGTCTCTCTCACCTATTTAtctatcaatttttttttgagaaaatccGTCAATATATTTTCGATATCATGAATGTCTATTATTACTTGCGGACTCATTTTATATGAGTttgcatccatccatccatccatctttATCTCTCCTTTATTTGACGGTAACACATATGGCTCCCTGCCTCCACCCCGGAACAACCTTAGGTTATAACGttatctctctccctctcatcCTTTTCTCTCTCTACCAATCCGTTCCCAAGTATAGTAGAGGAGTATATTTTTTTAAGAGATCGTTAACCTCACAGTCATCCCTCCTCCCGGCCAAAAACCTAAAGGAAGCCAAAGTGGGAGCACCAAAATATTCGCCGCGGCGGCATAGTTTGGGTTGTTTAGGAGGAGAAGACGAGGTTAAGGTAAGCAAGGCGCATCGATCATACTCCCACTACCACATGGGCATGGCATGGCGCCTTTTCTTCTTTTACAGATTCACAAAAAGATTATATCTTTGAGAGAGaacgagagggagggagaggaggaggcgggcggccaccgccaccttctctctctctgtctctctctcttcctccacGCGTCTCTGCCGCCGGGGCGACGATGACGACGGTTCCGTCGCGTCTGTGCAGGGGAGATGAgcgcgccggcaccggcggcggcggcggcggcggaggagaaggcCGTCGCCAacgctgctgcggcggcgaaggggaaggagaaggcggaggtgctgccggtcgcggcggtggcggagcccGGGAGGGGGCGGTTCGTGGCGTacccggcgccggtggcggagCACGCGGACGTGGTGGCGGACGCCGCGCGCTTCAGGGCGGTGCTCGAGAGGCTGCACGCGCACATGGGCACCAGGCTCAAGTAAGCCTTCTTCCGACCTCCCATCCGTgctcggccgcgccgccggcgccgatccGGCCGCCGCATTTTAATCTCCGTTCCGCGTTTTCTTTGGTGCGGTTGCAGTTGTTATCCTTGTTGCTGTTACCTTTATTTCTTGAATTCAATGCGCGAAAATTGCAACTTGATAAAGATGCGTGGTGGGGAAAGAGAAGTTTGAGGAGCGGCGGCGATCCTTGTGATGTGTGATGCAAATGCCTGCGGGTTTCATCGGTTTTGACTAATCAACCCGTGCTCGTGTTCCCTTTAATATTTATGTGTGGCTCAAATCCGCCAACACGGTTTGGGATTGCAGCCATTAATCTTTTTGATAGGCAACGTTGGTTGCCTATCAATACCCTTTTCCCCTTTTTAGATTGAGGTGGTTTGTTGGCAAATCGTTTGTTGCATTTAGGAATGTTTTTGTTTCAGCCAAGGGTGAAATACGATTCTTCTACTTTGGGACTTATTCGGGAAATTATACTGATCTGTAGTGGTGTAGGGATCCACCTATTTTCACTTTGTTGACGTCTGTATTGAAACATTGGTTTTGGATCGTATAtgtattcttttatttttcctcttATTTTCTGGTATAGTATAATGACCTATATTTCTCAGGCTCTGAAATTCTGGTGTTTTTTACTAAGTAATGATGAAAATGCTGTCTGATATATTGAACAAACAGgttgtcttttttttctctcagcAAAGAACTGATCCCTCTTCTGATTTGTTGCTGTTTGTTGGCTTGCTTGTGAGGCTGTTGCAAGTTGCAAGGGTCTAACCATGCAAGGTGTATTTGGCTTCGAGCTTTAGTGTCCTTTTCACATGTATGGCAAACCCAATTTGATACCCAGGCAAAGAAACACAGTTCTCTTTTATCCTGTTCTTTGTATCTGGCCGCTGTTTCACACAACTATGTAAGGAAATATAACTGCTGCGTTCCTAACATCAACTGAATTATCTATGCAAGATAAATAGATAAAGTGCTATGTGCTAACTAGAAAGAGAGCTCGGAGCTTCTTGAATCCTTTTTTCTCAAAATATTTCCTTTCTATGGCTTTAGATTATTTAAACATTTTATGTTACTGTTCATTCGATGTTGACATTTAGCTTAATTTGAGTTAAAGTATAAAAGACAAACATACTTTTGTCAAAGAAAATACTTCAGCTAACTTGTATAAAAGATCTGACAGGCATGTTTAGACTAACATACTTAAATTTATCTATGTCAATATATGTCAGCTAATAACTGTATTGGTAACTTGTTCTGAGTTCATTAATTATTTCATCTAATTTATTATTTGCCATGCTTCATCTGGTTTATTTCTAACATTTATTTGCCATGCTTCATCTGGTTTATTTCtaacatttattttctcttctttttttgtaAGGGTGCCAATTATTGGAGGGAAAGATTTGGATCTTCATCAGCTATACAAGGAAGTCACATCACGGGGTGGTATTGATAAGGCAAGAAATGGATAGAATGTTGTTGATTCAAACTTTAAATTTCCTTAACAAAGTAATTTTCCTGGTCATTATTAACTTATAATTGTGATAGTTTGCGACTTCTATGTAAGATCCTTCAGGGGCACACCTAACTCATTTTACTATTTTTACTAGATACAGTAATTGATAATGTGGTCAGTGGGTCCATATTAGCTTTTTCAAATCTGCAAACTGTTGTAATTTAATTGTGAAGGTATTCCTATCAGGAACCATGTATTGCTATGCAAATTAATAGTTTTCATGAGGTACATTGCCATTAAGCTTGTGTTCGAATAGATgaactctgccatttttcagtCGTTGAATTTTTATACAGTACTTTGGTAGAAAGTACAGACAAATCCAAGCTTACATTTGCACCGATAGCTAGAGTGAATGATCCTTCCTTGAAACTCAAGAATATATCATAAATATCTAACTTATCATATATGCAAAACTCCATTTTGTTAGTCTCTTCCCTTAAAAGTATTGTGTGTGTTCATTTAAGCCCTTAGAGTATCTTTTGGTTTACCCTGGCCTTACGGCTCCACATCTCCCCTGTAGCGCATTTATAGTGATGCTTTATGGCTTTTTTTAGCAAGTTTTGTTGTTATGAAAAGGCAATTATAATCTTTGTCTAATAAAAGCTAAGTTGAAGCCATGCTTGTTCACATATTGTGGTGTTTGCATTATCTGATTGTTAGTTCACTTGATTTGCAAGCATTCAAACTCAGACTGGCGGATAGATAACTGAATCTTTGTTTCTCTCACAGGTGAAGGCAGAGAATAGATGGAGGGAAGTGACTGCATCATTTGTTTTCCCTGCCACTGCGACGAATGCTTCTTTTATGTTGAAGAAATATTATATGTCACTCTTATATCATTTTGAGCAGCTATACTTCTTTAGAGTGCAAGGGTGGTATCAAGAAGAAATAGGTCTGTGATCTGCAGAGTTTTATACTCCTGTTAATTAGCTGGTGCAATCTCACCTAACAAATACCCCTGTTGTCTCTGCAGATTCCAGAACGAATTCCATTGAAGTAAAAACTAAAGCCCAAGCTTCtcataaaagaaaaaggggcaccAATTCATCTCCTTCAGGTGAGTTTATGTTAATTATCAAGATACTGACTATCTACATACGTTCAAGGTATTCAAATCTTAACTTGTGAGTTCATGTCAAGCAAATTTTACATGTAGATTGATCTATAACCTGCTTAAACATTTGCTAAGTTTATTCCATATGCTGTCAAACAGAATGGAAAATAAATTATGGAAAACATTGTTGCAACTAGGATAATTAACAGAGTGAATACTTTCTGCTAATTTGATATGCTCAAGGAAAACTGTTTACAATTTATATCATTCAGACCTTGTTTGCTTCAACTGTTTCAGATCCAGCTTCGTCTTCAGATAGTGTTGATGTAGATGTGATAATTGATGGCAAGTTTGAACATGGTTACATAGTAACTGTTATTATGGGATCAAAATCCACTAAAGCAATCCTCTATAATTGCACTGAAGAACCTGCTCTGCCAACCCCAGTTCCACCTGCTGCAAGCAACAGCACTGATCTGAAGGGTGGACGTCGCCGAAGGCGACGTAGGAAGAAACTAAGTACAACAGACCCAAGGCACCCCAAACCAAACAGGAGTGGCTATAATTTCTTCTTCCAGGATCAGCACAGAATCCTTAAGCCACAATATCCTGGACAAGACAGACTGATCAGTAAAATGATTGGCGAACGTTGGAACAATCTGAGTCCTGAAGATAAAGCTGTAAGAGTAGACAAAATCTTTAATGTTCACTATGCTGAACCAGCAGCTGTGTGCGGGTGATGCTATATATGTGCCTCTTGTGACTCTTACCGGTATTTCAGGTATATCAAGAAAGAGGCGTACAGGATAAGGAGCGATACCGGACTCAGTTGGCTGCTTATAAAGAAGAACAGAGGACAGGCCAGCCTGTCAGCAATGCTGTGCCTATCCAGCAGAGACTCCCTCAGACAGAAGTGACGATTGATGAAGTAGACTCCAAGGTGAGCGAAGGTGATATGCTGCTGTCGAACCAAGGGTACAGCAGTAGTGACGAAAGTGAGCATTCAGGATTAAAAACAGTAGATGAGCTCAACACCGACACATCCCCTGAGATGAGCATGGAAACAACTGAGATGAGCATGGAAACAACTGGTTCTCCCGGACACCCTGATCCCTCTGCTGATGGGGACCGGTTTGAACTGCGACGGAGAGAAATCCCCAAGGCAGATGAGAAACAGAGCATGCCACCTGATCCATGATTGTCACGATTTGAATGGTAATTTCCATGTGGTACCAAGCTGCTGGATTATTCAGTTGCCTTTTTTGCAGTATCTGGTAACCGTTTTCTGTTTCCACTATACATTCACATTGCCTTAGGAGCATAGGCTATTTGCTAATGTTGTCAATTACTGGCTTAGCGCTCTATCAGCAGTTGAAATACCCTTCATTTTGGCAGTTCTGAATTTGCATTGCCCACTTTCCTTTGAACTTCAGAGGGGTGTTATTGGTAGATTTTGAAGGTCAAATTCCTGCACTATCCAGGGATGAGTGGATGGTCATGGATACTGGATTGATTTTCATAGATATATATTCTTTCATTCAATATCATTGCTAAAGTTTCTCAATCCTAATCTTGCATCAGTATTGAGTATTTGTAACGTTAAATTCAAACATGCATTTGCTTTCTAGTTGTGCCAATGTGCTGCTTGAAATCTGCGCCTGAGAAAATCTTCTGGAAATGAATAGCGTCCGATTAATAAAATTGTTGTCTGCCTCCCCCTGGCTGAACATTTTTGAACAAGCATCTCCCCCTTGCTACGTTACATTTATATGATGAGCTGTAAAACTTTGGATTACCCTGGAGAACCCCAAAATACTACAAGTAcaatttttttcctcctttaCTACAAATGTGTGTCAATACCGCTATCTCATGCATAAAAACATACTTGTGCTGCTTTCAATTCACACAAGAAAAATCTTTTTTTCCCCTATTAGTAATGATATGGCTAGTTGATTGGCAATGAGTACAATAGCAGATTGACAGGAACCTGCTCGCCCTCCCTAGGAGGCTCTGAGCTTAAGACCTATCTTCTGCTTGGTTTAATCCCTGCCGCCTAAAGCTCTTGTATAATGAGCCGGCTAACCAAATCCTAACTGATTAGGTGTCTCTAAACTGTAACTAACTAGGAGTCTATCTCTAAACCGAGCCCAACTGATTTGCCGTGCCTGGAGAGGCCGGCCCTTTTTCTCTGCGGTGGAACTTCTTGCCAAAGAAGTTTTCCACAACAAGTCATGTGCCGTATAAAGCTCGTTGCTGGCCAAAAGACCAAAAAGTATTACACAACTCATCCTCATGTACCGTCTCTTTATTGCCCAAGAAGGCAAGAATTAAGAAATCCACTACAAAAGGCTCTGTACAAGATATATACACATACTCATGGCCAGGTCCATGACTACCAATACCATACTCTTCTTGTATACCATACCTACATACCGTATTCTGCTTCACACGGATTACCAATCGTATATTTGTGTAAAAATACCTGCTGGGATCAGCAGTTCAACATCAATGCTGTAAAAATGGCTCTACCAGACCTATAAGCTCTATACTCGATCATGCACAAGGCACAGAAGCCACTACTTACCATATAATCTGTAGTTTGGACATAATCAAAAGTCATACCCCAGTTACAGCAAATACTCAGTGGGGTGAGTGGGTGACCAGTTGAGTATCGGTTATTATTTTTACaccctttgtcaaatctgcggCAGATATCTTGCTCTAAGCATGAATTTGAACCAAATTAGGGGCGTTGCAGAAACCCCCATTAGAAGTGACTGAATTTTGAATTCCCTTCATAACTTAAATTTGAGCAACCTCTCCCAGTCTCCCTATACAAGTATGCCACGGTTTGAAATGCCCCAATGCCCTGCATTGCTGCTAATGACCGTTGAGGGTTCAAGTCAGGTAACAAACACCATGGTTTAGAGGTTTCCATTACAATTCGATGGTACATGTCATCCAATGCACTGTACTGATATCAAATATTAAACACACCAGTATGTATCCTGAGCTGCTTTTTGAGCAACTATGACTGTAGCCTTCAGGTTTGGCCCCAAATCTCGGAAACAGAAATTTTAAAGGGAAATAAACGGAGGGAATTTAGCATCATAATTGAAACAAGCATTTTACTATTCTGAGACAACATGCTGCACAAGGGAGAAAACTTACACATAAATTGCTTTTGAATCTCATCAAAAGGTATGTCATTGCCATGGTACGTCTCCAGAATAGTGTATTAGCAGGGAAAACAacaaattgaaaaaaatatgtgaATCAAGTTTTCCAGGATCAAAGAATTTTGATGCTTGAAATGCATTTGGTGGTCATCAAATGAATTGTGACGCATCATGGTCTTAGCAGGGCTACTAAAGACAAAACATATGCAATATGTTTGCATGACTATAGTCTCCTATGCAGCATGTTCAATAGGCCATTCTACACCAGCTTTAAAGACCTCTTTTTACATGACAAATCTTAATATTATTCCTGAGATGTGCAAGAGGTTCTCCAGAGAGAAACATGCTGCAAATTTATACAACTTAACAGAAGACTTACATCGGAGGCAGAGCAAAGATCGTTCGGGATCCTGATCCATCGACACAGAATGTGCTCCATTAATGGTGTAAAGCCTGATCATGGTATAGAATGCAAACTTAGTAAAATACTTGCATATGAATAAATGGTAAGCAAGCAATGATACTATGATAGGTCCCACTACAGTTCTGGCAAAGTTAAACATCCGATCGGAATACAATGATACTATGATAGGTCCCACTACAGGGCAGATTAATAGGCTGAAGGAATTTTCTGACATTACTAAGGGGTAACCTTACATACAATCGATTTGGATATATACCCATTCATCAATCAATTCTACAAACATTCATAGACTGACTGCACAAGAGCATTATACATGATACATTGATACTATGAAATACTAATTTATTGTTTGGCATTTGCTCTATAACTTTGATTGTACCTTGACAATCCTTTAAAAGGGCATGAGGTCACAAGCATTCTCTAATATTTTCTGTTTCATAAAACCCTTGGAATCATATATTGCAGTCAGCCAGGCACCATCTACGAACCTTGTTCTGCCATTTGCTAATGAAGCAGATTCAACTGCCTCTTGCCAGTATACCGAGTAACACTTCATTTTGAAGCACGAATTCATGTCCATCATAACTGCAAACTCCTGGGATGCTCTCGTTGCCACTGTCAGCTAGAATTCTCCTGTTGTTCATTTCTACCACAATGCAGCACAATCGTAAACTTCGCTAGGCCTGCACAATTATGCTGCTTCTTAGCTCAGAGGATCTGCAGCAGACCTCAGCCACGAAAAGCCATCAATGAAGGCAGCATACATGACAAAAGGCAGCTCACCCACACTTTGGCATATGCTCAAGGAATTTAGTTATGCATTCAATCAGCCTTATTTGACATAAACAATTGATTAGCATATTTGAATGTTACTTCATTTGGAGTGCAATTCTTCTTAAGCATCTCAGTAACAAGTTTCTCTGCATCTTTCCATCGCTCAGCCCTACACAAACCCTTCAATACAGAATTGTAGGAAATGGTGTCAGGCTCACAACACATGGTGCTCAACAGCTTGAGGGCATCCTCCAGACGGCCTTGTTCAGAAAAACCATTGATAAGGGCATTATATGTGAAAATATCAGGTGTAATTCCATACTTTGGCATTTGCTCATAAACTTCAATTGCACGATCAACTAATCCTTTTTGGCACAGGGAATTGATTAGTATATTGAATGTCACTTCATTTGGGGCACAATCTTTTCTAACCATATCAGCTATAAGCTCTCCAGCATCATCCCATCGTGCAGCTGCACACAAACCCTTCAATACACCATTGTAGCTAAAGATATCGGCCTTGCATGGCATGCTTCTAAATAAATCAAAGGCCACTTCATCAAGTCCTTGTTCAGAAAAGCCATTAATAAGGCTACTGTATGTGACAATATCAGGTGTACATCCGTACTTTGGCATTAGCTCAAACACTTCAATCGCATCGTTGACCAGCCCATTTTGGCATAGCGAATCAATGAGTATATTAAAGGTCATTTCAACTATAGGGCAATCCTCCTTAA contains:
- the LOC101780173 gene encoding high mobility group B protein 15 — encoded protein: MSAPAPAAAAAAEEKAVANAAAAAKGKEKAEVLPVAAVAEPGRGRFVAYPAPVAEHADVVADAARFRAVLERLHAHMGTRLKVPIIGGKDLDLHQLYKEVTSRGGIDKVKAENRWREVTASFVFPATATNASFMLKKYYMSLLYHFEQLYFFRVQGWYQEEIDSRTNSIEVKTKAQASHKRKRGTNSSPSDPASSSDSVDVDVIIDGKFEHGYIVTVIMGSKSTKAILYNCTEEPALPTPVPPAASNSTDLKGGRRRRRRRKKLSTTDPRHPKPNRSGYNFFFQDQHRILKPQYPGQDRLISKMIGERWNNLSPEDKAVYQERGVQDKERYRTQLAAYKEEQRTGQPVSNAVPIQQRLPQTEVTIDEVDSKVSEGDMLLSNQGYSSSDESEHSGLKTVDELNTDTSPEMSMETTEMSMETTGSPGHPDPSADGDRFELRRREIPKADEKQSMPPDP